From a single Paramormyrops kingsleyae isolate MSU_618 chromosome 14, PKINGS_0.4, whole genome shotgun sequence genomic region:
- the rtn4ip1 gene encoding reticulon-4-interacting protein 1 homolog, mitochondrial isoform X1 produces the protein MVQLCSTIASVRLLCRCRGKIPRVSVLVGEGRGTVRRLQTSAHRRTVMPAWVIDKYGSNEVLRFTKNANFPIINYPNEVIVKVHAAALNPLDVSMRGGYGAATFHMMRDPLNIKQTGSEFPLILGRDVSGVIMECGLNVTYYRPGDEVWAAIPPWKQGSLAEFVVLSGNEVSHKPRTMDHLQAAAIPYVAATAWSALVTTGGLTKDNCPKKRILIIGASGGVGTFAIQMVKAWGAHVTAVCSQNAEGLVRGLGADHVVDYTAGPPEDQLKALDKFDLILDNVGGGTEKWALDLLRSWSGAKYITMVTPFLRNTDALGIADGMMRTGVTVATKMFKHLSQGRHYRWGFFAPSGRALDEVAEMVDAGQIRPIVEHQFSFAQVPQAFQQLERGHARGKTVVNVLQGGPQ, from the exons ATGGTGCAACTGTGCAGCACAATAGCGAGCGTACGGCTGTTATGTCGGTGTCGGGGCAAGATACCCAGAGTAAGCGTACTGGTCGGTGAGGGACGCGGGACGGTCAGGCGGCTGCAAACTTCCGCGCACCGGAGGACTGTCATGCCTGCCTGGGTGATTGACAAGTACGGGAGCAATGAGGTCCTGAGGTTCACCAAAAACGCCAATTTCCCCATCATCAACTACCCCAACGAGGTTATAGTTAAAGTTCACGCTGCGGCTCTCAACCCGCTAGACGTGAGCATGAGAG GTGGGTATGGAGCAGCTACGTTCCACATGATGCGTGACCCCCTGAACAtcaagcagacaggcagcgAGTTCCCTCTGATTCTGGGCCGGGATGTGTCCGGTGTCATCATGGAGTGTGGCCTTAACGTGACTTATTATAGGCCAGGGGATGAG GTGTGGGCGGCCATTCCACCCTGGAAGCAGGGCAGCCTGGCCGAGTTCGTGGTGCTGAGTGGGAACGAG GTGTCTCATAAGCCCAGGACCATGGATCACCTGCAGGCTGCTGCGATCCCATACGTGGCAGCGACGGCCTGGTCCGCCCTGGTCACCACCGGCGGACTCACCAAGGACAACTGCCCTAAGAAGCG AATTCTCATCATCGGAGCGTCTGGTGGTGTGGGGACCTTCGCCATCCAG ATGGTGAAAGCCTGGGGGGCACATGTGACTGCGGTGTGCTCCCAGAATGCCGAGGGGCTTGTGAGGGGATTGGGCGCTGACCATGTGGTGGATTACACGGCTGGACCCCCCGAGGACCAGTTGAAGGCCCTGGATAA GTTTGACCTGATCCTGGacaatgtgggggggggcacagagaagTGGGCCCTGGACCTGCTGCGGTCCTGGTCTGGAGCGAAGTACATCACTATGGTGACGCCCTTCCTTAGGAACACGGACGCACTGGGCATCGCCGATGGAATGATGCGCACTGGTGTCACCGTGGCGACAAAGATGTTTAAG CACCTGTCCCAGGGGAGGCACTATCGCTGGGGGTTCTTTGCGCCAAGTGGTCGGGCTCTGGACGAGGTTGCGGAGATGGTGGATGCCGGACAG ATCCGGCCCATTGTGGAGCACCAGTTCTCCTTTGCCCAGGTGCCCCAGGCCTTCCAGCAGCTGGAGAGGGGCCACGCGCGGGGGAAGACCGTGGTTAACGTCCTACAGGGGGGTCCCCAGTAA
- the rtn4ip1 gene encoding reticulon-4-interacting protein 1 homolog, mitochondrial isoform X2, translating to MVQLCSTIASVRLLCRCRGKIPRVSVLVGEGRGTVRRLQTSAHRRTVMPAWVIDKYGSNEVLRFTKNANFPIINYPNEVIVKVHAAALNPLDVSMRGGYGAATFHMMRDPLNIKQTGSEFPLILGRDVSGVIMECGLNVTYYRPGDEVWAAIPPWKQGSLAEFVVLSGNEVSHKPRTMDHLQAAAIPYVAATAWSALVTTGGLTKDNCPKKRILIIGASGGVGTFAIQMVKAWGAHVTAVCSQNAEGLVRGLGADHVVDYTAGPPEDQLKALDKFDLILDNVGGGTEKWALDLLRSWSGAKYITMVTPFLRNTDALGIADGMMRTGVTVATKMFKVKRNA from the exons ATGGTGCAACTGTGCAGCACAATAGCGAGCGTACGGCTGTTATGTCGGTGTCGGGGCAAGATACCCAGAGTAAGCGTACTGGTCGGTGAGGGACGCGGGACGGTCAGGCGGCTGCAAACTTCCGCGCACCGGAGGACTGTCATGCCTGCCTGGGTGATTGACAAGTACGGGAGCAATGAGGTCCTGAGGTTCACCAAAAACGCCAATTTCCCCATCATCAACTACCCCAACGAGGTTATAGTTAAAGTTCACGCTGCGGCTCTCAACCCGCTAGACGTGAGCATGAGAG GTGGGTATGGAGCAGCTACGTTCCACATGATGCGTGACCCCCTGAACAtcaagcagacaggcagcgAGTTCCCTCTGATTCTGGGCCGGGATGTGTCCGGTGTCATCATGGAGTGTGGCCTTAACGTGACTTATTATAGGCCAGGGGATGAG GTGTGGGCGGCCATTCCACCCTGGAAGCAGGGCAGCCTGGCCGAGTTCGTGGTGCTGAGTGGGAACGAG GTGTCTCATAAGCCCAGGACCATGGATCACCTGCAGGCTGCTGCGATCCCATACGTGGCAGCGACGGCCTGGTCCGCCCTGGTCACCACCGGCGGACTCACCAAGGACAACTGCCCTAAGAAGCG AATTCTCATCATCGGAGCGTCTGGTGGTGTGGGGACCTTCGCCATCCAG ATGGTGAAAGCCTGGGGGGCACATGTGACTGCGGTGTGCTCCCAGAATGCCGAGGGGCTTGTGAGGGGATTGGGCGCTGACCATGTGGTGGATTACACGGCTGGACCCCCCGAGGACCAGTTGAAGGCCCTGGATAA GTTTGACCTGATCCTGGacaatgtgggggggggcacagagaagTGGGCCCTGGACCTGCTGCGGTCCTGGTCTGGAGCGAAGTACATCACTATGGTGACGCCCTTCCTTAGGAACACGGACGCACTGGGCATCGCCGATGGAATGATGCGCACTGGTGTCACCGTGGCGACAAAGATGTTTAAG GTAAAACGCAATGCTTAG